Proteins from a genomic interval of Thunnus maccoyii chromosome 1, fThuMac1.1, whole genome shotgun sequence:
- the dync1li2 gene encoding cytoplasmic dynein 1 light intermediate chain 2 isoform X1, with translation MAPVLEKQLPGAAGVGDNNNEEEEGQNLWSSILSEVSTRSNSKLPSGKNILVFGEDGSGKTTLVAKLQGTDHSKKGRGLEYLYLNVHDEDRDDLTRCNVWILDGDLYHKGLLKFAVSAQSLPDCLAVFVADMSRPWTIMESLQKWASVLRDHVDKLKIPPEDMREMEQNMVKAFQEYTEPEDATQASPQRRAPTAGEDEAVVLPLGDNTLTHNLGIPVLIVCTKCDAVSVLEKEHDYREEHFDFIQSHIRRFCLQYGAGLIYTSVKEEKNLDLLYKYIVHKMYDFQFTTPALVVEKDAVFIPSGWDNEKKIGILHENFTTVRPEDPFEDFITKPPTRKLVHDKEINAEDEQVFLMKQQSLLAKQPATPTRGATESPGRTASGSPRPAGRAGQPTVTSGSPMSAVKKPDPNMKAGAANEGVLANFFNSLLSKKTGAPGSPGSPGAGAVGAGVQGSAKKTGQKPGLTDVQAELDRMTRKQDSTVSANNIPPPTENEA, from the exons ATGGCTCCCGTTCTGGAGAAACAGCTCCCGGGCGCAGCCGGGGTAGGCGACAACAACAACGAAGAGGAAGAAGGACAAAACCTTTG GTCCtcaatactgagtgaagtttctACTCGCTCGAATTCAAAGTTGCCATCAGGAAAAAATATCCTGGTATTTG GTGAGGATGGATCAGGAAAAACGACACTTGTGGCCAAACTTCAAGGAACCGATCACAGCAAGAAAGGGAGGGGACTGGAGTATCTGTACTTAAATGTCCATGATGAGGACAGAGATG ACCTTACTCGGTGTAACGTGTGGATCCTGGATGGGGACCTGTACCACAAAGGCCTACTTAAGTTTGCTGTTTCTGCTCAGTCACTACCTGATTGTCTAGCGGTGTTTGTTGCGGATATGTCACGGCCCTGGACCATTATGGAATCGCTGCAGAAGTGGGCTAGTGTGCTACGTGACCATGTGGACAAGCTCAAGATCCCTCCTGAGGACATGAGGGAAATGGAGCAGAACA TGGTGAAAGCCTTCCAAGAGTACACAGAACCGGAGGACGCCACCCAAGCCTCCCCACAGAGACGGGCCCCGACAGCAGGGGAAGATGAGGCCGTCGTGCTACCACTTGGAgacaacacactcacacacaacctGGGCATTCCAGTGCTAATAGTTTGCACAAAG TGTGACGCAGTCAGCGTATTAGAGAAGGAGCACGACTACAGAGAGGAGCACTTCGATTTCATCCAGTCCCACATCAGGCGATTTTGCTTACAAT ACGGAGCTGGCCTGATCTACACCTCAGTCAAAGAGGAGAAGAACCTGGATCTGCTTTACAAATATATAGTACATAAGATGTATGACTTCCAGTTCACCACACCTGCCTTAGTGGTAGAGAAGGATGCAGTGTTCAT TCCCTCTGGATGGGATAATGAGAAGAAAATTGGGATTTTGCATGAAAACTTTACAACGGTCAGACCTGAAGATCCATTTGAAGATTTTATCACAAAGCCTCCAACACGAAAG CTGGTTCATGACAAAGAGATAAATGCAGAGGATGAGCAGGTATTCCTGATGAAGCAACAG tcTTTGTTAGCGAAGCAGCCAGCCACGCCAACAAGAGGAGCAACT GAGTCTCCAGGACGGACAGCCTCAGGTTCCCCCAGGCCTGCGGGTCGCGCCGGCCAACCCACTGTGACCAGCGGCTCACCGATGTCTGCTGTCAAAAAGCCTGACCCTAACATGAAAG CGGGGGCTGCCAATGAGGGAGTGCTGGCTAACTTCTTCAACAGTCTGTTGAGTAAAAAGACGGGAGCCCCAGGGAGCCCCGGGAGCCCAGGAGCTGGAGCAGTTGGAGCTGGAGTGCAAGGGTCCGCCAAGAAAACAG ggCAGAAGCCGGGTTTGACTGATGTCCAGGCGGAGTTGGACAGGATGACTCGCAAACAAGACTCAACGGTTTCAGCTAACAACATACCACCGCCGACAGAGAACGAAGCGTAA
- the dync1li2 gene encoding cytoplasmic dynein 1 light intermediate chain 2 isoform X2 codes for MAPVLEKQLPGAAGVGDNNNEEEEGQNLWSSILSEVSTRSNSKLPSGKNILVFGEDGSGKTTLVAKLQGTDHSKKGRGLEYLYLNVHDEDRDDLTRCNVWILDGDLYHKGLLKFAVSAQSLPDCLAVFVADMSRPWTIMESLQKWASVLRDHVDKLKIPPEDMREMEQNMVKAFQEYTEPEDATQASPQRRAPTAGEDEAVVLPLGDNTLTHNLGIPVLIVCTKCDAVSVLEKEHDYREEHFDFIQSHIRRFCLQYGAGLIYTSVKEEKNLDLLYKYIVHKMYDFQFTTPALVVEKDAVFIPSGWDNEKKIGILHENFTTVRPEDPFEDFITKPPTRKLVHDKEINAEDEQVFLMKQQSLLAKQPATPTRGATESPGRTASGSPRPAGRAGQPTVTSGSPMSAVKKPDPNMKAGAANEGVLANFFNSLLSKKTGAPGSPGSPGAGAVGAGVQGSAKKTEAGFD; via the exons ATGGCTCCCGTTCTGGAGAAACAGCTCCCGGGCGCAGCCGGGGTAGGCGACAACAACAACGAAGAGGAAGAAGGACAAAACCTTTG GTCCtcaatactgagtgaagtttctACTCGCTCGAATTCAAAGTTGCCATCAGGAAAAAATATCCTGGTATTTG GTGAGGATGGATCAGGAAAAACGACACTTGTGGCCAAACTTCAAGGAACCGATCACAGCAAGAAAGGGAGGGGACTGGAGTATCTGTACTTAAATGTCCATGATGAGGACAGAGATG ACCTTACTCGGTGTAACGTGTGGATCCTGGATGGGGACCTGTACCACAAAGGCCTACTTAAGTTTGCTGTTTCTGCTCAGTCACTACCTGATTGTCTAGCGGTGTTTGTTGCGGATATGTCACGGCCCTGGACCATTATGGAATCGCTGCAGAAGTGGGCTAGTGTGCTACGTGACCATGTGGACAAGCTCAAGATCCCTCCTGAGGACATGAGGGAAATGGAGCAGAACA TGGTGAAAGCCTTCCAAGAGTACACAGAACCGGAGGACGCCACCCAAGCCTCCCCACAGAGACGGGCCCCGACAGCAGGGGAAGATGAGGCCGTCGTGCTACCACTTGGAgacaacacactcacacacaacctGGGCATTCCAGTGCTAATAGTTTGCACAAAG TGTGACGCAGTCAGCGTATTAGAGAAGGAGCACGACTACAGAGAGGAGCACTTCGATTTCATCCAGTCCCACATCAGGCGATTTTGCTTACAAT ACGGAGCTGGCCTGATCTACACCTCAGTCAAAGAGGAGAAGAACCTGGATCTGCTTTACAAATATATAGTACATAAGATGTATGACTTCCAGTTCACCACACCTGCCTTAGTGGTAGAGAAGGATGCAGTGTTCAT TCCCTCTGGATGGGATAATGAGAAGAAAATTGGGATTTTGCATGAAAACTTTACAACGGTCAGACCTGAAGATCCATTTGAAGATTTTATCACAAAGCCTCCAACACGAAAG CTGGTTCATGACAAAGAGATAAATGCAGAGGATGAGCAGGTATTCCTGATGAAGCAACAG tcTTTGTTAGCGAAGCAGCCAGCCACGCCAACAAGAGGAGCAACT GAGTCTCCAGGACGGACAGCCTCAGGTTCCCCCAGGCCTGCGGGTCGCGCCGGCCAACCCACTGTGACCAGCGGCTCACCGATGTCTGCTGTCAAAAAGCCTGACCCTAACATGAAAG CGGGGGCTGCCAATGAGGGAGTGCTGGCTAACTTCTTCAACAGTCTGTTGAGTAAAAAGACGGGAGCCCCAGGGAGCCCCGGGAGCCCAGGAGCTGGAGCAGTTGGAGCTGGAGTGCAAGGGTCCGCCAAGAAAACAG AAGCCGGGTTTGACTGA
- the si:dkey-56m19.5 gene encoding cell surface glycoprotein 1, translating into MGGKLSRKRKGYDVSDPKEAKDEAAGTAAGAEESKVEEAAPPTEAELKAEASNVVAEAVESAAAVVSEAAPEEPKTAPPEEPAPAAPEEAAPVSEEPAAVTEEAAPVTQEPVAVTEAPAPVAEEPAAVTEEAAPVPEEPVVVTEATAPVAEEPAAVTEAAAPAPEEPTAVVEEPVVAAEESAPSTEEPAPAPAVEESTPVVEEPAPVEPAAAEEPVAVTEEPSAPVSEEPVPSEAEPESAAAPETLPVEEPVESVPEPEVVPVITEEAPKDQEPEPIPETVTEPEAIVEEVAATVSVPEPEPAAEPALQEAPEPEPEKAAEPEPEPEPEQTLEPEPEKAAEPEAEPEPEQEQAPEPELEQEQAPEPEQEQAAEPEPEPEPEQEQAPEPEPELEPEPEQVLEPEPEQEAEPAAEEEVQEVEPESVVPTSDIIELDTVEAEAAAPEVLESAAEEVLTESQHAEEESVATEASSTEAAAEPEAAEPVPEIIISESVSASEITAESEEAAEASVEEVPCPEPEVESKMENGDSESPSLTEDVAEVDALPAVNGECIQATSTAATQTTQGEECVNGSEKPEETPVKVQSDFELKKDVNLSGDVQEVPEAVSDMVEPLSTEVTQAV; encoded by the coding sequence ATGGGAGGCAAACTgagcaggaagaggaagggaTATGATGTGAGTGACCCCAAAGAGGCAAAGGATGAAGCTGCAGGAACAGCTGCTGGTGCAGAGGAGTCTAAAGTGGAGGAGGCAGCCCCACCCACAGAGGCTGAATTGAAGGCTGAAGCAAGCAATGTGGTGGCGGAAGCTGTGGAGTCAGCTGCAGCAGTAGTATCTGAGGCTGCTCCGGAGGAGCCCAAAACTGCACCTCCAGAAGAACCAGCTCCTGCAGCTCCAGAGGAAGCAGCTCCAGTGTCAGAAGAACCAGCTGCAGTTACAGAGGAAGCAGCTCCAGTAACACAAGAACCAGTGGCAGTCACAGAGGCACCAGCTCCAGTAGCAGAAGAACCAGCTGCAGTCACAGAGGAAGCAGCTCCAGTACCAGAAGAACCAGTGGTAGTCACAGAGGCAACAGCTCCAGTAGCAGAAGAACCAGCTGCAGTCACAGAGGCAGCAGCTCCAGCACCAGAAGAACCCACAGCAGTAGTTGAGGAACCAGTTGTAGCAGCAGAGGAATCTGCTCCTTCAACAGAGGaaccagctccagctccagcagtGGAGGAGTCAACCCCGGTAGTAGAAGAACCAGCTCCAGTagaaccagcagcagcagaggaaccTGTGGCTGTAACAGAGGAACCTTCTGCGCCAGTATCAGAAGAACCTGTACCAAGTGAGGCTGAACCTGAGTCTGCAGCTGCACCTGAAACGCTCCCTGTAGAAGAACCTGTAGAATCTGTGCCAGAACCAGAGGTTGTTCCTGTCATCACAGAGGAAGCACCCAAAGACCAAGAGCCTGAGCCCATCCCAGAGACTGTTACTGAGCCAGAAGCCATTGTGGAGGAGGTAGCAGCGACTGTTTCTGTCCCTGAACCCGAGCCAGCTGCAGAGCCAGCACTGCAGGAAGCTCCAGAGCCAGAACCAGAGaaagcagcagaaccagagcCAGAACCAGAGCCAGAGCAAACCCTAGAGCCAGAACCAGAAAAAGCAGCCGAGCCTGAggcagaaccagaaccagagcaAGAGCAAGCACCAGAGCCAGAACTAGAGCAAGAGCAAGCCCCAGAGCCAGAGCAAGAGCAAGCCgcagagccagagccagagccagagccagaaCAAGAGCAAGCcccagagccagagccagagctAGAGCCAGAACCAGAGCAAGTACTAGAGCCAGAGCCTGAGCAAGAGGCTGAacctgcagcagaggaggaagtaCAAGAAGTTGAGCCAGAATCAGTAGTACCCACATCTGACATTATAGAACTTGATACTGTggaagcagaagcagcagcaccTGAGGTCTTAGAGTCTGCAGCAGAGGAGGTCCTCACTGAATCTCAGCATGCAGAAGAGGAATCAGTCGCAACAGAAGCCTCCAGCACTGAGGCGGCAGCTGAGCCAGAAGCAGCAGAACCTGTCCCTGAGATTATCATTTCCGAGTCTGTATCTGCCAGCGAAATTACTGCAGAGTCTGAAGAGGCAGCCGaagcctctgtggaagaggtgCCTTGCCCAGAGCCTGAGGTAGAGAGCAAGATGGAAAATGGAGATTCGGAGAGCCCTTCTCTTACAGAGGATGTGGCAGAAGTAGATGCCCTTCCAGCTGTGAACGGAGAGTGCATACAAGCTACTTCCACCGCTGCCACACAGACCACACAGGGTGAGGAATGTGTTAATGGTAGTGAAAAGCCAGAGGAGACGCCTGTCAAGGTGCAGAGTGACTTTGAACTGAAAAAGGATGTGAACCTGAGCGGGGATGTCCAGGAAGTTCCAGAAGCAGTCTCTGACATGGTGGAGCCTCTCAGCACTGAGGTCACCCAGGCAGTCTGA